Proteins encoded within one genomic window of Besnoitia besnoiti strain Bb-Ger1 chromosome II, whole genome shotgun sequence:
- a CDS encoding hypothetical protein (encoded by transcript BESB_040150), with amino-acid sequence MQGRRSPSSGSGAAKPRGNSRGSRASRSGRVSASAAHSSSEGRTGGKKTKSWLLDDEAGQDLAAFSAGRVAPPSPEEGLSPIRAPDPCSYSIHQCPPFSPSDGLLTVAGNDQASSPSLALSFSSSLSPRSFVASPPPPLHAFPDGASGSAGGVPPLPIALPEAATFCAVSDAPDVNGGSTVADALRVPASRGDASSGDAPSRAASSTGSSATAQAADEGDAGGARKREGLQRKRLRRIVDDGSSGEEETCDAPAATEEAPESAPSSTWAGAAEAQLRLDNVASCLASGAKSALPPGAAACRPQDAPVASPPPIQGVLPRPVHVFAGGGSGLQRPVASSAAGGCVGAGLNGRGGSPLPAGMMPSDMLQSVLPAPGTGRGRGHVGPSSLLRSSWRGLQPETANGRGRASVRFTPNIGRATASSSGAAERSTRGLDSKCGEKPRAGVAASGSLGDRHETADKFAWTGMIVSSQQRQENSLRAKKGSAEGQGSRDSRTKSPASAAARGSASASAQAGGTAASTVAGGDTSGAAGLASEAPGRKSQVPVEKDAEAKSCILGGRAPDFAPAGIKRDERSDDDEPETDSDAVFDSKTGWKREFGDELVGGTHTREPDGAYLPMSLPLKKRKKQFPRPSPAAALMAADASAHFQDNLDSSAAPGFASFLLLQLPRCLPPLDKEAMRREQLRHDASQQADSGSAPGTGAANSHGSSGVLPRGAAPAAEEPVTLKELPEGALGRLLIHKSGRVVWHLGGDPESADMTSKRRMRQRRDFPVCPWEVNPAQGTQRRQREKRPKGTGHQSTETQRNHSRGQNAGHEEDGAEMTGAQAADAIKRNGKRSRAPKPEVSSTLEGDGRRRLRRGSTEGKSDADENEADERLRRGGSDCGSASEGAAQQAKGSRRLRRVDSSDSEDGEERHAGERRIDADGTSGKGLAYSECEKREKCKLKQEVQAGDTPRRTCHGLFSEADRRRHTEGAVQDRRSSDAAQQSTTGRLQKRQERGKTNAQAGSEQEANDGYCFKIDAGCDCIFKQECGVMFRDNKEFVFLGSCPRRFVVAPHIEQLLHASAAARATAAGGKDPTAGP; translated from the exons ATGCAGGGACGTCGTTCTCCCTCGAGCGGCTCGGGGGCTGCGAAGCCACGAGGAAACTCtagaggaagccgcgcgtcgcggagcgggcgcgtgtctgcgagCGCCGCCCACTCTAGCTCCGAAGGGCGTACCGGTGGAAAAAAGACAAAGAGTTGGCTGCTTGACGATGAAGCCGGTCAGGATCTAGCTGCTTTTTCTGCGGGTAGGGttgcgccgccctctccagAGGAAGGGCTTTCGCCGATACGCGCCCCTGACCCGTGTAGTTATTCCATTCACCAGTGCCCCCCCTTCAGCCCTTCCGATGGTCTGTTAACCGTTGCCGGCAACGACCAGGCATCTTCGCCTAGCCTTGCGCTTTCCTTCTCGTCCTCTTTGTCTCCGAGGAGCTTCGTTGCCAGCCCGCCACCTCCTCTCCACGCCTTTCCGGACGGGGCGTCCGGCTCGGCTGGCGgagttcctcctctgccgatCGCTCTACCAGAAGCCGCCACGTTTTGTGCGGTTTCAGACGCGCCGGATGTCAATGGCGGCAGCACAGTCGCGGACGCTCTAAGGGTGCCCGCCAGCAGGGGGGACGCGAGCTCAGGtgacgcgccttcgcgcgccgccagctcgACAGGCTCGAGCGCaaccgcgcaggcggcagacgaaggcgacgcaggcggggcTCGAAAGAGAGAAGGCCTCCAGCGCAAGAGGCTTCGCAGGATTGTGGACGATGGTAGCAGTGGGGAGGAAGAGACCTGCGATGCACCCGCAGCGACTGAAGAAGCGCCAGAGAGTGCACCATCCTCCACGTGggcaggggcggcggaggcgcagctgcgcctcgatAATGTGGCCtcgtgcctcgcctccggagCGAAATCTGCACTCCcgcctggcgctgcggcgtgtcGTCCGCAGGATGCACCGGTTGCTTCGCCACCGCCGATTCAGGGAGTTCTGCCGCGACCCGTTCACGTGTTCGCAGGCGGGGGTAGTGGGCTTCAGAGGCCCGTAGCTTCATCGGCCGCGGGGGGGTGCGTAGGGGCCGGCTTgaacggccgcggcgggtcgcCGCTTCCTGCAGGCATGATGCCGAGTGACATGCTGCAAAGCGTGCTGCCCGCGCCGGGCACAGGTCGGGGCCGTGGGCACGTCGGACCGTCCTCGCTGTTGCGGAGCTCGTGGCGAGGGCTGCAGCCGGAGACTGCGAATGGCAGGGGGCGAGCGTCTGTCCGCTTCACTCCGAATATAGGCCGAGCcacggcctcctcctctggaGCGGCTGAGCGATCCACGCGAGGTCTCGACTCTAAATGCGGCGAGAAACCGAGAGCTGGAGTCGCGGCTTCAGGAAGCCTTGGTGACCGTCACGAGACCGCGGACAAGTTTGCGTGGACGGGTATGATCGTGAGCAGCCAACAACGACAAGAGAATAGCCTGCGGGCGAAGAAGGGCTCAGCTGAAGGACAGGGGTCGAGGGACAGCCGCACAAAGTCTCCCGCGAGTGCTGCTGCCCGAGGGAgtgcctcggcctccgcgcaaGCCGGCGGGACGGCTGCGTCGACCGTCGCGGGCGGAGACACGTCTGGAGCTGCGGGCCTCGCTTCGGAGGCTCCTGGCAGGAAGAGCCAAGTCCCGGTGGAAAAGGATGCCGAGGCAAAGAGCTGCATTCTTGGAGGGCGTGCACCCGAtttcgcgccggcgggcatcaagcgcgacgagcggagcgacgacgacgagcctGAGACAGATTCCGACGCAGTTTTTGACAGCAAAACTGGATGGAAACGCGAATTCGGCGACGAGCTGGTTGGGGGGACGCACACGCGTGAGCCGGACGGTGCGTATCTCCCGATGTCCCTACCCCTGAAGAAAAGAAAG AAGCAGTTTCCTCGTCCATCCCCTGCCGCAGCACTGAtggcagcagacgcctctgCTCACTTCCAGGATAACCTGGACTCCTCGGCGGCCCCCGGCTTCGCGtcgtttctgcttcttcaACTCCCGCGGTGCTTGCCGCCGCTCGACAAAGAAGCTATGAGGAGAGAGCAACTGCGGCACGATGCGTCTCAGCAGGCAGATTCAGGCTCAGCTCCAGGCACCGGCGCGGCGAACAGCCACGGGTCGTCTGGCGTGTTGCCTCGGGGGGCCGCGCCAGCTGCTGAAGAGCCTGTCACGCTCAAGGAACTTCCCGAAGGCGCGCTGGGGCGCCTGCTGATTCATAAAAGCGGCCGCGTGGTGTGGCACTTAGGCGGAGACCCGGAATCGGCGGACATGACGAGCAAGCGGCGAATGAGACAACGGAGGGACTTCCCCGTGTGCCCGTGGGAAGTGAATCCTGCTCAGggaacgcagaggagacagagggaaaAGAGACCAAAGGGAACAGGTCACCAATCCACCGAGACCCAACGGAACCATTCGCGAGGACAGAACGCGGGtcacgaggaggacggcgcggaaATGACAggtgcgcaggcggcagacgcaaTCAAGCGCAACGGCAAACGAAGCCGAGCGCCGAAGCCGGAAGTTAGTAGCACTCTGGAGGGCGATGGCCGCagacgtctccgccgcggaagcaCAGAGGGTAAGAGCGACGCCGATGagaacgaggcagacgagaggttgcgacgaggagggagcgaTTGCGGCTCCGcaagcgaaggcgctgcgcagcaagcgaaaggaagcagaagactCCGGCGGGTTGACAGCAGTGACAGTGAGGACGGGGAGGAACGGCACGCGGGTGAACGGCGAATAGACGCGGACGGGACCAGCGGAAAAGGTCTGGCATATTCTGAATGCGAGAAGAGGGAAAAATGCAAGTTAAAACAGGAGGTACAGGCTGGAGATACTCCGCGGAGGACATGCCACGGGCTTTTTTCTGAAGCAGACAGACGAAGGCATACTGAGGGCGCAGTTCAGGATCGTCGCTCCTCAGACGCCGCGCAACAATCGACGACCGGACGCTTACAAAAGAGGCAGGAAAGAGGGAAGACGAATGCGCAGGCAGGATCGGAGCAAGAAGCCAATGACGGCTACTGCTTCAAGATCGATGCCGGATGTGACTGCATTTTCAAGCAGGAGTGCGGTGTCATGTTCAGAGACAACAAGGAGTTCGTTTTTCTAG GCAGCTGTCCTCGTCGGTTCGTTGTCGCCCCACATATCGAGCAGTTGCTTCAtgcttcggcggccgcacGAGCTACGGCCGCGGGGGGAAAGGACCCGACGGCTGGGCCGTAG
- a CDS encoding cytosolic tRNA-Ala synthetase (encoded by transcript BESB_040120): protein MFTDEEKKARLQEISEKGQKDGWKGEAVRNAYLEYFHTQGHLIYPSSPVIPHGDNTLLFINAGMNQFKPIFLGQVDRNSPLSKLRRVVDTQKCIRAGGKHNDLEDVGKDVYHHTFFEMLGNWSFGDYFKREAIAWAWQLLTEVYKIPKDRLYASYFGGDPRLPSCPCDNEARDMWLQYLPAERVLPFGAKENFWEMADTGPCGPCSEIHYDRIGGRDAASLVNADDPSVLEIWNLVFMQYNREANGSLTPLPAPCVDTGMGLERVVSVLQDKQSNYDTDLFTALFDKILELTPGLRPYEGKIGDADADHVDMAYRVLADHARCLTAAIADGAEPSNEGRGYVLRRILRRAVRYARQTLGMKDGCFAQLVPVVVSLLGDTFPEMKKHEEKVMRIINKEEQQFARTLDKGVERFKKVAISLKAKGKTVFSGSEAFTLYSTYGFPLDLTQLMAEEVGLKVDAEEFERKFEAHRVASENTSFKQGGAGAVYALPPDQHHHLAKGRAIAPTDDKAKYQWNVKDQSVLATQDEIEAAPIKAKVAAIWNGKSFVPEVAAAAAATTSNENFVAVILDKTCFYAEQGGQIGDVGRLVDADTQAQFEVVDSQKSGDYVLHIGTVSKGVLKEGVELVPLVDYLRRFKLAQHHTGTHLLNFALREVLCKAGANSAKREAATNGACANGCEGADDIQQKGSLVEEKRLRFDYAGDKPMENDDILAVENVVKECIAKALPVHYEEVALEKAMKIPGLRAVFGEVYPDPVRVVSVGAEIATLLDLAQSGKTESPFASIELCGGTHLHNAAQLEEFCILSEESVAKGVRRVVAVAGEPALEARKELEELQKALSSLATAPRELAVLEKEVLRARSLLDSAGPLPLVGKRALIKQLEQTQKSLLELQKARSKELLKIAKKMGEELGKEHAEKPFVVLNISELHGDGKALDNAAQTLHQAAPALRFLLVTSNPTTGTAAIAFVPAAAGGKLEAAPWLNACVGSLGGKGGGKGERAVGAAKEGDEEKVKAAVAAAMAFAESNL, encoded by the exons ATGTTCACCGACGAGGAAAAGAAAGCCCGCCTGCAGGAAATCTCTGAAAAGGGACAGAAGGACGGCTGGAAGGGCGAAGCTGTTCGAAATGCCTACCTCGAATACTTCCACACCCAAGGCCATCTCATCTACCCTTCTTCCCCTGTCATTCCTCATGGAGATAATACGCTCCTCTTCATCAACGCCG ggaTGAATCAGTTCAAGCCGATCTTCCTTGGCCAAGTAGATCGCAACTCCCCGCTCA GCAAACTGCGCCGCGTGGTAGATACGCAGAAGTGcatccgcgccggcggcaagcACAACGACCTGGAAGACGTCGGCAAGGATGTGTATCATCATACTTTCTTTGAGATGCTCGGGAACTGGTCCTTTGGGGACTACTTCAAGCGCGAAGCTATCGCCTGGGCTTGGCAGCTGCTCACTGAGGTCTACAAGATCCCCAAGGACAG GCTGTATGCGTCCTACTTCGGCGGCGAcccgcgcctgccgtcgTGCCCGTGCGACAACGAAGCCCGCGACATGTGGCTGCAGTATCTCCCCGCGGAGCGCGTCTTGCCCTTCGGCGCCAAGGAGAACTTCTGGGAGATGGCAGACACTGGACCCTGCGGACCGTGCTCGGAGATCCACTACGACCGCATCG GcggacgcgacgccgcgagcttGGTGAACGCAGATGATCCGTCGGTCTTGGAAATCTGGAACCTCGTGTTCATGCAGTACAAccgcgaggcgaacggcAGCTTGACGCCGCTACCCGCCCCCTGCGTCGATACAG GAATGGGTCTggagcgcgtcgtctctgtccTCCAGGACAAGCAGTCGAACTACGACACCGATCTGTTCACTGCTCTTTTCGACAAAATTCTCGAACTGACCCCCGGCCTGCGCCCCTACGAAGGCAAA AttggcgacgcggacgcagatCACGTCGACATGGCGTACCGCGTCCTAGCGGACCACGCGCGCTGCCTGACTGCCGCCatcgcggacggcgcggagccctcgaacgaaggccgcggctACGTGCTCAGGCGCattctgcgccgcgcagtgCGCTACGCGCGTCAAACTCTCGGCATGAAGG ATGGATGTTTCGCCCAGCTCGTCCCTGTTGTTGTGTCCCTGCTCGGCGACACCTTCCCGGAGATGAAGAAGCACGAAGAGAAAGTCATGCGCATCATCAACAAGGAGGAGCAGCAGTTCGCTCGCACTCTCGACAAG GGTGTGGAGAGGTTCAAGAAGGTCGCGATCTCCCTCAAGGCCAAGGGCAAGACTGTGTTCTCAGGCAGCGAAGCGTTCACGCTTTACAGCACCTATGGCTTTCCTCTCGATCTCACGCAGCTTATGGCTGAGGAGGTCGGTCTGAAGGTGGACGCCGAGGAATTCGAGCGCAA GTTTGAGGCGCATCGTGTGGCTTCTGAAAACACCTCGTTCAAGCAGGGCGGTGCGGGGGCTGTctacgcgctgccgcccgacCAGCACCATCACCTTGCCAAGGGTCGCGCAATAGCGCCGACTGACGACAAGGCAAAGTACCAATGGAACGTCAAAGACCAGTCCGTTCTCGCGACG CAAGACGAGATTGAGGCAGCCCCTATCAAGGCGAAAGTCGCGGCGATCTGGAACGGCAAGAGCTTCGTG CCAgaggtcgcggccgcggccgcggcgactaCGAGCAACGAGAACTTTGTCGCGGTGATTCTCGATAAGACCTGCTTCTACGCGGAGCAGGGTGGGCAGATTGGAGATGTCGGGCGCCTCGTTGATGCGGACACACAGGCGCAGTTCGAAGTCGTGGATTCGCAGAAGAGCGGAGACTACGTCCTGCACATCGGCACAGTCTCCAAGGGAGTCCTGAAG GAGGGCGTTGAGCTGGTCCCGCTGGTGGACTACCTCCGCCGCTTCAAGCTCGCGCAGCACCACACTGGAACGCATCTTCTCAACTTTGCGCTTCGCGAAGTCCTCTGCAAAGCCGGCGCGAActcggcgaagcgcgaggccgcgacgaacGGCGCTTGCGCCAACGGATGCGAGGGCGCCGATGACATTCAGCAGAAAGGCTCGCTTGTTGAGGAGAAGCGACTGCGCTTTGACTACGCGGGCGACAAGCCCATGGAGAACGACGACATCCTTGCGGTTGAGAACGTCGTGAAGGAATGC ATCGCGAAGGCGCTCCCGGTGCACTACGAGGAAgtggcgctggagaaggcCATGAAGATCCCCGGCCTGCGTGCGGTGTTTGGCGAGGTCTACCCCGATCCCGTGCGCGTTGTGTCGGTCGGCGCGGAAATCGCGACTCTCCTAGACCTCGCCCAGAGCGGCAAGACTGAATCGCCCTTTGCCAGCATCGAGCTCTGCGGTGGCACCCACCTGCACAACGCCGCTCAACTCGAG GAGTTCTGCATCCTCTCTGAGGAGTCCGTCGCAAagggcgtccgccgcgtggtcgccgtcgctggggAGCCagcgctcgaggcgcggaaggaactcgaggagctgcag AAAGCGCTCAGCTCGCTGGCGACCGCGCCCAGAGAACTCGCGGTGCTGGAGAAGGAagtgctgcgggcgcgcagtctcctcgACAGCGCCGGGCCTCTGCCGCTCGTGGGCAAGCGCGCGCTGATCAAGCAGCtggagcagacgcagaagtcgCTG CTCGAGCTCCAGAAGGCCCGCAGCAAGGAGTTGTTGAAGATTGCGAAGAAGATGGGCGAAGAACTCGGCAAGGAGCACGCCGAGAAGCCTTTCGTCGTCCTCAACATCAGCGAGCTCCACGGTGACGGCAAGGCCCTGGACAACGCCGCGCAG ACGCTGCACcaggccgcgcctgcgcttcgcttcctcctcgtgaCCTCGAACCCAACGACTGGAACGGCCGCGATCGCGTTcgtgcctgcggccgccggcggcaagCTGGAAGCCGCGCCATGGCTCAACGCCTGCGTGGGCAGCCTCGGAGGCAAGGGAGGCGGcaagggcgagcgcgcggtcggcgccgccaaggagggcgacgaagagaaagtGAAGGCTGCTGTGGCTGCGGCGATGGCCTTCGCGGAGTCCAACCTTTGA
- a CDS encoding hypothetical protein (encoded by transcript BESB_040160), which yields MCTVRGTTAPLRHLNRIRVTFLVFVSAAALFCCFGTGAVAAASPVGSRYALPLCAACLSRPISALASRFRGSSFPPFSSLREARSLRVPARPSGSHTPALIPSFLLSRPSLHPPRDTEHFASRRNSSQSTQPPFAGFRPLRVGSGHVRHRRFRACPEGGEPKPEARPRKIRADDLLVQRGIAETRSQAASLILLGRVAVFVAKKKPKTPAHGTGDALPSGTEDPLGAPGERGEDTDAHENQESQPLPGLQEQDSVRASIRLLRQPASPQSPFVSHHELLQAWHRVISSGTFRVLTKAGEALRAVDGQWPSLLLHPEPRFVNRAGEKLEAFLASCSTSPSPAEAASSLSSAATPGAPYFKGLSASCAASAPLSSAAEGAELFSLRGKTVLDVGSSTGGFTDCCLQRGAQQVVCVDVGRGELHASLRSDSRVVVREGVNARYLTAEDVGRKEFDFVVVDLSFISLKKVVERVWSFVKPEGILILLVKPQFEVTPAEASRFRGVIRDPGLRARVVEEIRAFCVASLRGCEELVSRPSAVRGKRGNIEQFLALRRRLQGQSPLERTRLLPPAETAH from the exons ATGTGCACCGTCCGAGGAACCACAGCGCCCCTCCGGCATCTGAACCGCATTCGAGTGACTTTCTTGGTCTTTGTTTCTGCCGCAGCCTTGTTCTGTTGCTTCGGGAcgggcgctgtcgccgctgcatcTCCGGTCGGGTCTCGCTACGCGCTCCCCCTGTGTGCCGCCTGCCTGTCACGCCCTATTTCGGCGTTGGCCTCTCGCTTTAGAGGTTCCTCCTTCCCTCCTTTTTCTTCACTGCGTGAGGCACGCTCTCTGAGAGTGCCAGCCAGGCCGTCGGGGTCACATACACCCGCGCTTATACCGTCCTTTCTGCTGTCGCGCCCGTCGCTCCACCCGCCGCGTGACACCGAGCACTTTGCTAGCCGCCGAAACTCCAGTCAGTCCACACAGCCACCGTTCGCTGGTTTTAGGCCGCTTCGGGTCGGCAGCGGCCACGTGAGACACCGGCGCTTTCGGGCGTGTCCTGAAGGCGGTGAGCCGAAACCCGAGGCCCGGCCGCGGAAAATCCGCGCGGACGATCTCCTCGTCCAGCGGGGCatcgcagagacgcggagtCAAGCTGCGTCGCTCATTCTGCTTGGCCGCGTCGCTGTTTTCGTGGCGAAAAAGAAGCCAAAGACCCCAGCGCACGGAACCGGTGACGCGCTGCCCAGCGGGACCGAGGATCCTCTGGGCGCGCCCGGCGAAAGGGGAGAAGACACAGACGCACACGAGAACCAAGAAAGTCAGCCTCTTCCTGGTCTGCAAGAGCAAGATTCAGTCAGGGCCTCGATCCGCCTACTACGGCAGCCCGCGAGCCCGCAGTCCCCGTTTGTGTCGCACCACGAGCTCCTGCAAGCTTGGCATCGCGTGATCTCCAGCG GGAccttccgcgtcctcacgaaggcgggcgaggcgctaCGCGCAGTTGACGGCCAGTGGCCTTCCCTCCTCTTGCACCCCGAGCCGCGGTTCGTGAACCGCGCTGGAGAGAAGCTcgaggccttcctcgccagctgctccacctccccctcgcctgctgaggcggcctcttctctgtcttctgccGCGACGCCTGGCGCTCCGTATTTCAAgggcctctctgcttcctgcgccgcttcggcgccgctgtcttccgcagccgaaggcgcggagctTTTCTCTCTGAGAGGCAAAACCGTCCTCGACGTCGGGTCCTCGACTGGCGGCTTCACAGACTGCTGCCTGCAGCG aggcgctcaGCAAGTCGTTTGCGTCGACGTGGGTAGAGGCGAACTACATGCGAGTCTTCGCTCGGATTCGCGAGTGGTTGTTCGAGAAGGCGTAAACGCGCG CTACCTCACGGCAGAAGACGTGGGCCGCAAGGAGTTCGATTTTGTGGTCGTTGACCTCTCGTTTATCTCCCTGAAGAAAG TCGTCGAACGCGTCTGGAGTTTTGTAAAACCCGAGGGAATTCTCATTCTTCTGGTGAAACCTCAATTCGAGGTCACGCCG GCTGAGGCTTCGCGCTTCAGAGGCGTTATTCGAGATCccggccttcgcgcgcgcgtcgtcgaagagatccgcgccttctgcgttgcctcgctgcgcggctgcgaagagCTGGTGTCTCGCCCGTCTGCCGTCCGGGGGAAGCGCGGGAACATCGAGCagttcctcgccctccggaGGCGGTTGCAGGGCCAGAGCCCATTAGAAAGAACTCGACTTCTCCCGCCAGCTGAGACGGCGCACTGA
- a CDS encoding RuvB family 1 protein (encoded by transcript BESB_040140): MTQPLSEIQGAAAAAPAASSAASSSPAPAESSSNPAGIRVQAGTGGLSLQQQQRLAAHSHIKSLGLHADGTAMKTGGGMVGQEKAREAAGLVVDLIKAKKLAGQALLFAGPVGSGKTALAMAIAASLGPEVPFVPLPSSSVYSSEVKKTEVLLEACRKAIALRIHEVKEVYEGEVLEIAAEETENPHGGFAKCLSAVIMTLKTVRGTKTLRLAPQIHDAIQKEKVKLGDVIYIEANTGAVKRVGRSDAYSTEFDLEVEEYVPVPKGEVHKRKEVVQVVTLHDLDIANAKPQGGTDIISVMGQFLKPRKTEITEKLRSEINKTVNKYIDQGIAELLPGVLFLDEVHMLDIECFTFLNRILESPLSPIIIFATNRGVCTVRGTEAIEPHGMPVDLLDRLLIVKTVPYTIAEVIQVLKIRSQVENIRLSNEALELLGEVGSHTSLRYALQLLEPARILAEVEGYEVVERKHIEDVDALFLDCKSSAQRCAEMRDVLVS; encoded by the exons ATGACGCAGCCTCTTTCAGAGATCCAaggggctgcagccgcagctcctgccgcgagctcggcggcttcctcgtcgcccgcccccgcAGAATCTTCCTCGAATCCTGCAGGAATTCGCGTCCAAGCAGGCACTGGGGGGCTCTCTCTTCAGCAGCAACAGCGCCTGGCTGCTCACAGCCACATCAAAAGTTTGGGGCTGCATGCCGACGGGACAGCCATGAAAACCGGCGGCGGCATGGTCGGCCAAGAGAAGGCCCGCGAAGCTGCTGGACTCGTCGTTGACCTTATCAAAGCAAAGAAACTTGCAg GGCAAGCTTTGCTCTTCGCCGGCCCCGTTGGCAGCGGGAAAACCGCCCTGGCTATGGCGATTGCTGCCAGTCTAGGTCCCGAAGTGCCCTTCGTGCCTCTCCCCTCTTCCTCGGTCTACAGCAGCGAGGTGAAAAAAACGGAGGTTCTCCTCGAGGCTTGCCGAAAGGCCATCGCCCTCAG AATCCACGAGGTGAAGGAGGTGTACGAGGGAGAAGTCCTCGAAATcgcggcagaagagactGAAAATCCCCATGGAGGATTCG CTAAGTGCTTGAGCGCGGTGATCATGACCTTGAAGACCGTGCGGGGGACAAAGACCCTCCGTCTGGCGCCCCAGATTCACGACGCTATTCAGAAGGAGAAAGTCAAGCTGGGAGACGTCATTTACATCGAGGCAAATACAG GCGCAGTGAAACGCGTGGGACGGAGCGACGCCTACTCGACTGAATTTGATCTCGAAGTGGAAGAGTACGTGCCGGTTCCTAAGGGCGAGGTCCACAAGAGGAAAGAAGTCGTCCAGGTCGTCACGCTGCACGATCTCGACATCGCCAACGCCAAGCCTCAG GGTGGGACCGACATCATCTCCGTTATGGGGCAGTTCCTGAAGCCGCGAAAGACAGAAATCACCGAGAAGCTCCGGAGCGAGATCAACAAAACAGTAAACAAGTATATCGACCAAGGAATCGCAGAGCTCCTTCCAGGAGTCCTCTTCCTGGATGAG GTCCACATGCTGGATATTGAGTGTTTCACGTTCCTGAACCGCATCCTCGAGTCTCCCCTGAGCCCGATCATCATCTTCGCCACCAACAGAGGA GTGTGCACTGTGCGTGGCACGGAGGCGATCGAGCCCCACGGCATGCCAGTCGATCTCTTAGACCGCCTGCTGATTGTGAAAACCGTCCCCTACACGATTGCGGAG GTGATCCAAGTGCTGAAGATTCGCTCGCAGGTGGAAAACATTCGCCTGTCGAATGAAGCTCTGGAGCTCCTCGGCGAAGTGGGCAGCCACACGTCTCTGCGTTACGCactgcagctcctcgagcCCGCGCGAATTCTCGCAGAGGTCGAGGGCTACGAAGTTGTCGAAAGAAAACACATCGAAGACGTAGATGCGCTCTTCTTGGATTGCAAATCGTCTGCCCAGAGATGCGCAGAAATGCGGGACGTCCTTGTTAGCTGA
- a CDS encoding dihydrolipoyllysine-residue succinyltransferase component of oxoglutarate dehydrogenase (encoded by transcript BESB_040130), whose protein sequence is MAAASASRRGLSSLLAPESRPRLSRFFLPAQQTRARAVLRTVSAKAPLSLSSLPISAPRAADVAFRGPLTFAAREPWRPAGARAFSSQAVEKMISVPSMGDSITEGTLNTWKRQPGDYVREGDLVAVIDTDKVSVDINAPESGRLLKFEVQEGDTVEVGKPLYVIDPTAVADTPAEPAAEPAKPVEEKAAPALSAVPPPALAKVPTPPPPSEAKPMPAKPAPPKSAPAKDAKKAPNAGGLDERRVPMSRMRLRIAERLKGAQNTAAMLTTFNECDMGNLMAMRSEMNAAFQERHGVKMGFVSAFMLASAMAMKKVPEVNAFIEGTDIVYKGHIDISVAVATPTGLMVPVVRKCEKKSWADLEKELAALAVKARNNQIALEDMAGGTFTISNGGVYGSMMGTPILNPPQASILGMHGITKRAVVKNDQVVIRPMMYLALTYDHRLIDGREAVTFLRHVRDYIEDPRLMLLDL, encoded by the exons ATGgctgctgcatctgcttcACGACGCGGG ctgtcctctctcctcgcgccggagagccgtccgcgcctctcgagatTCTTCTTgcctgcgcagcagacgcgcgcgcgcgcagtgcTGCGGACAGTCTCTGCGAAGGCtccgctttctctttcttcgctcccgatctccgccccgcgcgccgcagacgtcgccttccgcgggcCTCTCACGTTCGCCGCTCGTGAGCCATGGAGGccggcaggcgctcgcgcgttcT cTTCGCAGGCTGTGGAGAAGATGATCTCTGTGCCGTCGATGGGTGACTCGATCACAGAGGGAACTCTGAACACGTGGAAGCGCC AGCCAGGAGACTACgtgcgcgaaggcgacctGGTTGCGGTCATCGACACCGACAAAGTCTCTGTGGACATCAACGCGCCTGAGTCTGGCCGTCTGCTCAAGTTCGAGGTTCAGGAAGGCGACACAGTTGAAGTTGGAAAGCCGCTCTATGTGATTGACCCGA ctgcggtcgcggacacgccggcggagcctgCGGCTGAGCCTGCGAAGCCCGTCGAGGAGAAAGCCGCAcccgctctctccgcggtTCCTCCTCCCGCTCTTGCGAAGGTCCCGACTCCCCCCCCaccgagcgaggcgaaaccTATGCCCGCGAAacctgcgccgccgaagtctgcgcccgcgaaggacgcgaagaaggcgccgaatGCGGGTGGCCTGGATGAGCGACGC GTGCCGATGAgtcgcatgcgtctgcgtATCGCGGAGCGCCTGAAGGGCGCACAAAACACCGCTGCCATGCTCACGACCTTCAACGAG TGCGACATGGGCAACCTCATGGCGATGAGAAGCGAGATGAATGCGGCCTTCCAGGAGCGCCACGGCGTCAAGATGG GCTTCGTTTCGGCCTTCATGCTCGCGAGCGCCATGGCGATGAAGAAGGTCCCTGAAGTCAATGCAT TCATTGAGGGCACGGATATTGTGTACAAGGGTCACATCGACATCAGCGTCGCAGTGGCGACCCCCACCGGCCTCATGGTTCCAGTCGTGCGCAAGTGTGAGAAGAAGAGTTGGGCCGACCTCGAGAAG GAGCTCGCAGCGCTGGCTGTGAAGGCCCGCAACAACCAGATTGCGCTCGAAGACATGGCTGGCGGCACCTTCACCATCTCCAACG GTGGGGTCTACGGGAGCATGATGGGCACTCCGATTTTGAACCCGCCTCAAGCTTCGATTCTCG GCATGCATGGCATCACAAAGCGTGCGGTTGTGAAGAACGACCAGGTCGTCATTCGCCCGATGAT GTACCTCGCGCTGACATACGACCATCGCCTGATTGACGGCAGGGAGGCTGTGACATTCCTGCGTCACGTGCGTGATTACATCGAGGATCCGCGCTTGATGCTGCTTGACCTCtaa